The genomic stretch GTGTGGGAAGCGAAATCTGAGATTGATGATCCAGGTAGCCACGGCTGGTGGGGACACAGCCTGTCCCACAGCCTGAGCCTTTCATTTCCTGTAGCTCCTTTGGTTTCCAGATGGTAAGTTGGACCTAAAGTACAGAGAGGGTAAGGTGCTgggccaaggccacacagctaggctAAGCCAGGCCTCTGGCCTCCCCCCGCAGCCTGCCCCACAACTCCGCTTCTCAGGAGGGCAACAGTTCAGGCCAAGTTGATTTCTGGGCCATGAGTAGAATGAAAAGGTTCCTCCTGGTTTAACTCAGGAAGCTACTCTGTCTAGAAAAACCTCTTCAGGTCTTAACAAGAATAATGGCATTGGGGgtagagggcatagctcagtggtagagcgcatgcttagcacgcatgagatctgggttcaatccctagtacctccattaagtaaataaataaataagcctaattacaccccccaaataaataaataaaaagaagctaccactttaaaaaatacaattaagaaTGATGGCATTAACAGGAATACAATATGACTATTAATATTAATTAGCTTTACAATGGTGTGCACTTTTCTGACATTATCTCACCCCATGATGTGGGTGTCAGTATCTCCCCTACTTCACACTGgaggaaagtgaggcccagaAGAGTCAAGTGACCCACCTGAGTCATGATGCTTCGAGTAACAGAGGCCAGATTCCGACTGACCATGGTGCTCCTGCATCCTcacagccccccacccctgggACCCTAGACCCTGCGCAGCACTTGGTGGGCAGGAGGCGGATGGAGCTTCCCAGCAGCACCCTGGAGGGGAGGCCAAGAGCCTGGGAGCTGGGTGAGCTGGGGGCTGCACAGAGCCTGAGAGGAGCAGGGAAGCGAGCTTGGGTCCAAGGACCAGAGGCCACTCTGGCGGCCAAGCGAGGAGCCTTCAGTCCCTTAAACCCCTCAGCCTGGGGCCATATACCAAAGGCTGCTTTCTCAGGCTGGGCCCACTTGCCTGtggcttctcccctcccctagcCCCAAAGCCTCCCATGCCCCGGCTCCCAACCCCGGCCTGAGCTGGTACCTGCCCTGGTCCCCACAAACTGGAGTCCTGGTCAGGGTAGGAATTAGGGCAAGCTGGCTCTCAGTTTCCAGGGGGCTCTCCCCCAACCCTTCAACTTTACAGGTTCTGGATTTCTTTATGCCATAGAAGCTCTCTAACGCATGCTCCTGCCTGGGAGGGGAGTGATGGGGACATGCCAAGAAGCTGTCCCCAAGGCCCCCAGTCTCTGAGTTCCTAGATCCTGCTCTGGTGCGTGAGGGGGTGGGAGCCTCCTGGGCTCTCCCAGGAGCCTGCCCCATCACCTTGTGGGAACGGCCCCTGATTCCATGTCGGTCCGTTGCTTCCATGATGGAGGCTGCAGGCAGCAATTTCTTTCCTGGTGCAGCTGCTACAAAGGCCTCTCCTGGTCACTTGTTCTCTCACAGGGATAGCCTTCCTGATAGGGTTCTGCACACCTGACTGTCACCTGCCCACCACTGCTGGGGCAGGACCTTACACAGCAGCCCCGTGAGTCCCTCTGCCCCTTCTCAGGGATCTGGGTCAGGGGATGGAGCCCGTTGACCCCCAGCCTCTTTTGGACAGCCAGAAAGCTTAGAGATGGGTCTCCAGGTGACTCCCCTCAGCCCACCCCCTGTTGTCCCTCTCTTGAATCTAGAGAATTGCGATCACAGTCATGGCAGCTGCTGTCACACCGCAGCCACACCACTGCCGATGACAGCCCAGAGGCCGGCACCCCTCCCCCACGTCCCCTGCACAGACAGGCCCACGTGCGTCCCTAGATGCCTGAATCACTGCTGACGACTTGGGACCTGGCGGCCGTGGGCTCCTGGGGAGccactggggaggggggtggcagCCACGTCACCTCCGAGGGGACACCTGCGGACATAAATAGGCAGCCAGCGACAGCAGCGCAGCACAGTCCACAGAGCAGCACTGCACACTGTGCCCACCTGCGCCAGGATGACGGACACCATGCTACCCGCCTGCTTCCTCAGCCTGCTGGCCTTCACCTCGGCGTGCTACTTCCAGAACTGCCCACGGGGAGGCAAGAGGGCCATGTCCGACCTGGAGCTGAGACAGGTATGACCGCGGCCCATCTCAGGGCtgctgggcaggggcagaggccCAGGGATGGCACCACAGTGCAGGGCTAGGAAGTCGTGGGAGAGGCAGGCTTCAGGGGAAGTGCccagaggaagaagggaggcttGGCATGGCAGAGCCGAGGGGACAAGGCTGTAGGCTGTGGGGCAGGCTAGGACAGGCTGCAGGGCTTCCTGGACGCCATCCTATCCAGACAAGGGATGCAGGAAAGAGAGGTGTTTCCCCAGTAACTGAGCTTGGGGCTGGATACCGGAGAACTGGGCAGAGAGGCTTCCTCTGTGCTCATGGGGGGTCTTCTCCAGCTGAAGCTTGAAGGCTCAGTCTTCCCCAGCACTCGAGGCCTTCCCCATTCAGCCCCTACCCTCTTCTAGCTATGGGCCCCAGGCCCCACACAGAAAGTGGCCATTGCTCTGAGCTTGCCTGAGTGGGCAGTACCCCTCAAGCATCCTGTGAGGAAGTTCTACTGGGTACCTAGCCCAGGTCTCTAGCTGCACGTCCAGTCCACTCCTTTTTACTCTGTTTTCAGCAGAGCTGAAGGAAAGCCAATCACCAGGCTCAGTTCTGCCCAGGCCACAGGCGGCCAATTTTGAGCAGTTGAATAAACTAGAGTGGGGATGGGCAGCCCCCACAGACCACCCTCCCTCTGCTTGGCAGCTTTGGAAAACAAGTCACCTAAGCACCTCATGCCCTTCTCTAGGGCCTGGGTACCTGCCACCCACATGGTCCACGGCGGATGAGCCGAGGTCAGGGCTCCAGTGAGGCCCactagctgggggtggggggcgcagaGCAGGGCAAGCAAAGTCAGACAGGGGACAGGACATGGGAGGGAGGGCCTGGGTGTGTTCTGAGGCGTGGGGCTAGAGATGGGGCTTGAGCATCACGGGCAGAGCAGGAAAGTCTGCAttagggggagggtggcgggcaGCCTACAGAGGGCGCACACCTTGAGGCCCCAGAGACGCCCAAGCTGAGAAGGAACGTCTTTTTCATGGAGCCCACGGGGGATCCCTCCATCAACAGAGGGGAGGATGCTGAGGGCTGTCACTGAGAGCTGGTCCTCAGTCACCTGAAAAGCAAGGGAACTGAGTAGATTTTGATTCCCCCCCTTCCATCGCTGTTGGGGCCCAAACAGCACGAGGTAGACCCCAACCTCGGGCGCTCCTCCGTTCCGCCCTCCCCCGCCCGGCTCCGCATCCCCGGCCTCTCGGGGTCTCCCGACCCAGCCCggccccctcccctgtccccggCTCACCCCCGCCCTCCCGCCAGTGCCTCCCCTGCGGCCCCGGGGGCAAAGGCCGCTGCTTCGGGCCCAGCATCTGCTGCGCGGACGAGCTGGGCTGCTTCGTGGGCACGGCCGAGGCGCTGCGCTGCCAGGAGGAGAACTACCTGCCGTCGCCCTGCCAGTCCGGCCAGAAGCCGTGCGGGAGCGGGGGCCGCTGCGCCGCCGCCGGCATCTGCTGCAACGACGGTGCGcggcgcggggggcggggggcgggggccgggcggATCCGGatctggcgggggcggggggctgcgGGCGGGCGGATCTGGGTCCGGGCCGGGGCCGGGAGGCCGGGACCCCCCGAGTTGCGCCCCGACGCCGCGCGCTCAGCCCCTGCTCCCCGCAGAGAGCTGCATGACGGAGCCCGAGTGCCGGGAGGGCGCCGGCTTCCCCCGCCGCGCCCGCGCCAGCGACCGGAGCAACGCGACCCTGCTGGACGGGCCGACCGGGGCCTTGCTGCTACGGCTGGTGCAGCTGGCGGGGGCGCCCGAGCCCGCGGAGCCCGCCCAGCCCGGCGTCTACTGAGCCTCCTTGCCCGCCCCGCCCCACTTTCGCAGCAcgaaaaataaatcatttaaaaggCACTGGCCTGTGTGCGTCGTCTTCTCCCGGGTTCGGAAGGGGAGAGGCGGGGTGGGGGACCAGTTCTCAGACCCGAAGTCGTGGGCAGAGCCACCCCAAAAAGGGACAGATCCCGTAGGGGAAGCGATCTTGGGCCAGCACAGTTCTAGATAGAACTAGGGACTAGgcgacctgggggtgggggcggggcagtgCCAGAGAGTGGCCGTGGAGGGGCTGGGTTGGGGATCCTCCTGCAGAGGGATGGAAATAAAGGCAGAGAGGGGGAAAGACATTGATGGacaagatagagagagagagagagagagagagagagcgcgagcGCGAGCAAAATGATGGAGAGAGACATCGAGGGTCAGAGAGAAAAGAGTAAGAgagggaggcggggtgggggtgttGTGAGCCAAGGGTGACCAGAAGTTCCAGGAGTTCCAGTTTCCACTGACATCCACAACCAGCTTCAGGGACCCACCTAGGTTCCCAGATCCCCAGTCCATTTCATCCAAGCCGGCAGTGCTTCGTGTGCCTGCATCCAGCGGAACATCACCCCAGACTGAACAGAGAAGGGGGTCAGGTGCTGTCTGCCCAGGAGGAAACTAAGCACCCCAACTCAGGTCACTCAGCCAGTGTGAGAGACAGAGCCCACTGAGACCTCAGCTccccccaatacacacacacaaccacaccaACCACACACTCACACCCCCCCCAAATACAGAGGAGAACAAGATCATTAAGGACATGCTCTGTGATCCTTAAGCACAGTCACAGATACAGACCCTGAGATACTCATTGagaaacacagacacactca from Vicugna pacos chromosome 19, VicPac4, whole genome shotgun sequence encodes the following:
- the AVP gene encoding vasopressin-neurophysin 2-copeptin, with translation MTDTMLPACFLSLLAFTSACYFQNCPRGGKRAMSDLELRQCLPCGPGGKGRCFGPSICCADELGCFVGTAEALRCQEENYLPSPCQSGQKPCGSGGRCAAAGICCNDESCMTEPECREGAGFPRRARASDRSNATLLDGPTGALLLRLVQLAGAPEPAEPAQPGVY